GGCCGTATCCGCATGAGACTAAAGCTGGATGAAAATCTGTCGCGTCACCTGAAACTTGCCCTTGAGAATCTTGGGCACGATGTTAAAACAGCGGCAGAAGAAAACCTCCTATCCCATCCCGATACTGAAATAGCCGCAGCAGCGAACAAAGAAAATCGGATACTATTTACCATGGACATAGAATTTGCGGATCTTCGGAAATACCCACCTGGTAGTCATCCCGGAATTGTTCTATTCCGTCCTGCCACATTTGGGCCTTTGTCGGTCAATAAATTTATCATCGAATTTGTACGTTCTACCGATTTAAGCGAGTTGGAATCTTGCGTTGCCATCGTTGATCCAGCCAAGGTTCGTGTCAGATCACCAAAGAAGCGTTCATAACTTACAAAAAAACACACAACCTAAAATTTAATATTTCAACTTTTTATAAAATTTATTTTTCCACTGACATAATGTTGTCAGTTTCATAGTATATAATTTTCATATGTCCAATTTTTTGTTTGTATTTATAAAGTTAGAGTTGTAGAGTTTTTTATACGAACAACAAATGGGAACTACAAATGACAAATAACGATTTACAAATTACGAATGATAAAACATCTTAAGTTTCAAGGGTTTTACTTGAAACTCGACAATCGACATTTTATAAGGGGGTAAAGTGGAATCTCATATAGCGATTTTCAGGGGTAAAGAGATCAGGAAGACGATTCATAACAATGAATGGTGGTTTTCGATTGTTGATGTTGTATCTGTGCTGACAGATTCAAAAGATCCATCAGGGTACATAAAAGATATGCGTCGTCGTGACGCAGAGTTATCCAAAGGGTGGGGGCAAATTGCCACCCCCCTTTGGATGGATACTCCCGGAGGAAAACAAAAAGTCAATTGTGCCAACACTGAAGGCATTTTCCGCATTATCCAGTCAATTCCCTCCCCCAAAGCAGAACCATTCAAACGCTGGCTGGCAAAAGTCGGCTATGAGCGGGTGCAGGAAATTGAAGACCCGGAACTGGGAACAAAGAGAACTCGTGCGCTATACAAGGCGAAAGGTTATTCGGATGACTGGATAGAGAAAAGGATGCGCGGTATCGCCGTTCGTGCCGAATTGACTGAGGAATGGAAAAACAGAGAAGTCGGGGCTGAACGTGAATATGCTATTCTGACCGCTGAGATTTCCAAAGCCACCTTCGGGTTGACTCCATCAGAATACAAAGATTTGAAAGGGTTGGAGCGTGAAAACCTGCGGGATCATATGACCGATCTTGAACTGATTTTTTCCATGCTCGGCGAAGCAGCCACAACGGAGATTACAAAAACCCAGGATGCCCAGGGGTTTGATGAAAACCGTACTGCTGCCAAAAAAGGCGGTCGAATAGCCGGTGATGCCCGTCAGGAATTGGAAAAAGAAACAAAGAAGAAAGTTGTAACTTCGGAAAACTATCTGGAGATAACACAGAAGGATAAAAAGAGGCTCAAAAAATGAAATAGTATTTAAGTTACCTGGAAATGGGCGAGAGGAAGGACATATTTTCATGTGGCTTTGATTATAAAATACTAAAAAGGGGGAAACGATATGGCAACAAAGAAAACAGTTGTGAATGCAGAGTTCTTATATCTGTCCTTAGAGGATATCATTATTGAGGAACAGATCAGGTCAAGCATCGACACGGAGAGTAATTCCTTCAAGGCCCTTATGGAGTCCATTAAAGACCGGGGTATCTTAGAGCCTGTCCTTGTAACGCCGAAAGACGGCAAATACCTGCTCCTCTGCGGGGAACGCCGTTATCTTGCTGCACTGAAGTCGGGACTCCCGACAATACCGGCGCGTATCCTTGATGCGATCACTCAGAAGGATGAAATACTTGCCTTCCAACTGACAGAGAACCTCCAGAGGGAAGACTTGAATCCTATCGATCAGGCAAAGGGAATATTGGCATTTATTCAGGCAAGACATTCCGACAAAAACTATGATGTGGATGGGGCGATTAACGAGTTGGTTAATTATGATAGAAGACCTGACGGGGTATCTGATGCAATTGCCGCAACAGTTGCGGCAATTCTTCAAATCTCTGGAAAGTCAACAAAGACGCTGTTTAACGGACTTTCACTTTTAAAACTTCTCCCCGAGATTCAAGTAGCAATCAGAGCAGGAAACCTCCCCGTTTCTCAGGGGTATCTCTTCGCTGCCAACCTCGATTGTCCCGACCGCATGCAGATATTTACCAACATCATGAAGACACCCGTAACCAATGCCACGCTGAATAATTTGCTCACAGCATATAAAAAAGTCAAACCAAAGCCGGGCAAAACGAAGCTCATACCTATGACAAAGCAGATTGCCAGCTTACGATCTTTTGAATCAGGCGTTGAGGTGGGCTTTGCAAAATACACAGGGCCTGACCTTGAGACGCTTCGTGATGAGCTGCGGACTTTTCTGGCCTTAGTGGAGCTGCGGATACCGATTGCTCCGGAACCAGCCCCGGAGAAGAAAAAGCCACCACAGTTGTGAAAAAGGTGAAAGGTGAAAAGAGCATACAGCCGAAGCTGCGAAGTTGGGAGGTTGGGAAGTTTGAATAATGGAATACAGAATTCGAGATTATCAATGCGAGGCAAACATTTAATTCTGTCACTGCGAGGCGAAACCGTGGCAGTCTCGCTAAAAGACATTGGCTCAAACTGTTCAAATGGTTCAAACAGTTCGAGGACAACATGGTGGAAAACGCGATAATAACCATTAAACATGATAAGAAACGTGATAATAACCAATCTCTTGAGAGGGAGCTGTGCTGATGACTGAACCTTCGGGGGGACAGACATGAGCCCATGTGACAGAATAAGGAGAAATAGATGATTCACGAATATTACGCCCATAGCCTTCCTGGAAGACCGAAAGAAGAATGGCAGCGGCTTGAAAACCACTTAAAAAATGTGGCAGAACTGGCAAAGGGCTTTGCGGAGGAATTCGGGGCGGGGGAGCGTGTCTGCATTAGCCGACTATGCTGGGGTGTACCGGCAATTCAAGGATGGTGGAGATGAATAACCCTTTAAATCAAGAAGGTACTCAGTTTTACGGACGAATCCTCCTTAAAGATAAGACGAAAAGACAACCATTAAAATCACATCTCACGAATGTAGCTAAAAAGGCACTGCAATTTGCAGAAGAAGTTCTACGCATAAGGCCGAGTGACAGCGATGAGGTTAAACAGTGGAAAGAGGTGTTTCATAATACCGCATGGCGTGCCGGCTTATTACACGATCTTGGTAAGTACCGGAAAGAATTTCAAGAATACTTATTTGGCCTGAGGAACCGCAGTCAAGAAACTAATCATTCAGTGTACGGTTCTGCGGCAGCTTGTCATCATTTCAATGATGATGCTTCTGCCTTTGCCATAGCGGGGCACCATGCAGGACTTCACAACATAGGGGATTTGGACAGCATGGTCAATGGTGCTAAATATGATGCCTGTCAGAAATATGCTCAACTGCTCGCCCTTGCCCAAAACGAAAAGGAATTGGGAATCATTCAGGAATTTCATCCTACCCTTATTGATGATACCGATGAAAACGAAAAGCGTCGTTACGAATTCATGACGCGCGTACTGTTTTCGATTATTGTCGATTCTGACCGTTTGGACGCAGAACAATGGGAAATGGAGCAAAAAACAGGAAAGGCTTGGCAACGTTCAACTGTCAAACTCAATGCTGAATCGTTTCTGCAAAAGATTCAAGAGGTGCGCGAGGGGAAAAAACAAGGCCGCCCCAATGATGTCCTTAATCATTTACGCAACACTATTTTTGATGCTTGTATAGAAAAAGGTGGAAGTCTGTCTCAAGGTTTTTTTAGTCTCACAGTGCCGACTGGTGGCGGGAAAACCCTCTCCTCAATGGCCTTCGCCCTATCTCATGCCAAAAAACATGATCTCAGACGTGTAATTGTTGTGATCCCTTATCTGTCCATCATCGAACAAAATGCCAAGGAATACAGAGATGCTCTTGGGGCAGAACTGGTGTTGGAGCATCACTCCGCCGTTGAACTCAATCAAGGTTCCCTCATTGCGGACAATAACGATCCCGACGAACCCACAAGTACCTCGGATATGGAAAAAGTGATGGAAAACTGGGATGTGCCCGTTGTTGTCACTACCAGTGTTCAGTTCATTGAAACGCTCTTTGCCGCATCCTCCGGGCAGGCCCGTAAACTACACAATATCGCAAGAAGTATCGTCATATTTGATGAGGTACAAACATTGCCTGCCCATCTGCTTGAACCAACACTGAATGTTCTGCGTGAATTGAAGGATCGGTGGGGGGTCAGTATTCTTTTCTGTTCAGCCACACAACCAGCCTTCAAAAAATCGGCTGCTTTAAAAAATGGATTTGAACCGGATGAAATGACCCCGATCATTTCATCGCCGGAAAACGTATTCAAAAAGCTTCGTCGCGTGGATTATCGCATAGAACCCAAAGAGAATCCTCTGGATTGGCGGACTATTGCCGAAAGAATGATTGCCCAACCTCAAGCCCTCTGTGTTCTCAATGTCCGCCGTCAGGCTTTTCAGCTTTGGGAGGCTCTGCGGCGTCTCATGCATGAAAGGGGATTTGGCGAAGAAGCCCTGTTTCACCTGTCCTCTGCTATGTGCCCGGCACATCGTTTAGATTTGCTGGGATTATCTGAGAATCCGCCGCCGAATAATATTAAGGAGAGGCTCAGAAACGAAAAACACTGCTGGGTTGCGTCCACGCAGTTGATCGAGGCGGGCGTTGATATTGACTTCCCCAGCGTATTCAGAGCCATGGGGCCTCTGGACTCCATCGTCCAGGCTGGAGGAAGGTGCAACCGGGAAGGGTTATTATGTGATGAACAGGGGAACCTTAGCCATGGCCAGGTGATCATATTCTATCCCGCAGATGGTGGACTTCCTCCTGGTATTTACAGCAAAGGAACAAGTATTACTCCTTCCTATCTTGAGCCTGACAAACTGGCAGAAGATCCGCTTATCTTTGCAGAATACTTTCATGAACTCCACCAAATCACACCGACAGATTTTGATCAGCGCGGCCAACGCACCATTCAGGAAGATCGCGCTCAATTCAGATTTCGCAAAGTAGCGGAACATGCGCGAGTTATTAAAAAAGGTGAGACCATTTCCGTAATCGTGCCCTATGGCAACGGCAAAGCAATAATTGATGAAATCCGTCGCACCAAGGATTTCGATTTCAAAACCATGCGCCGTCTTCAACGATATATGGTGAATGTCCGTAAACAAGAACCCATTTCCGACTTTGTAAAATTAAACAGGCTTGGAGCCATAACACCACTACTGCCTGACCGCCTTGAAATTCCGGTGGTTGGCGATTGGTGCTACAAAATCGATCCGCCCCTTGGGGTGGTCATCGAAAACAGACCATTGGAGGACTTTTTCTCATGAACACACCGAACCTTATTAACATTCGCGTTTGGGGAGATTATGCCTGTTTCACAAGACCGGAGATGAAGGTCGAACGGGTAAGTTACCCCGTCTGTACTCCCTCTGCTGCACGGGGGATACTGGAAGCAATCTACTGGGAACCGCAAATGTATTATGTCATCGATAGTATAACGGTTATTAAAAAAGGCCGATGGTTCAACTTTCGGCGAAACGAAATAACCTCAATTATTAGTTTGAAAGAGACCCAGTCATGGATGGCCGGGAGGACATCGGTCAAGTATATATCTGCCGGAGGAGGCGCTCCAGATGCAGCACAGAGGAACATGCTTGGGTTGGCAGACGTGGAATATATCATAACTGCCGAGGCGAGGACAACCAGGCTCCATGATGCTACCAGATTCAACCTGAAAAAATACCTTGAAGAAATTGAAAGACGGGCATCAAAAGGTAAGTGCTACCACCGCCCTGCCTTCGGATGCCGAGAATTCACGGCTGATTTTGAATGGGTTCAGGATGTACAGGAAACTTTGGGAAAAAGAGCCGCAGAAGTGCGTGCTGACAAAGAAGACAAAGACTGGAAGAAAATATGGATCGAAGAAGACCTTGGTCTGATGCTTTACGATGTTTTCGATGTTGACCAGCGTGAAGATGGTTTTAGGTGGTTTATGGAGCAGGAATTAAAGAGTATTCTACTTGAACAAAAACCTGAGCATTTAAGGACAAAAAAGAGCACCCCTTCAGACAGCACAATAAAATATTTCGAGGGAACGGCTATTACACCACGTGCTTCCTTCTTCCATGCCAAAATCAAAGACTCGAGGATGGATTGCCACCCCGACCGGGTTAAAATTATTCCTACCAGAGAAAAGGAGGTGATTTGATGTTTCTTCAATCTCTGTATGAGTATGCACAAAAAAACAGATTACTTGAGAATCTCCCTTTGCAGGGAAGAATTTTACATGCATTGATCCCAGTTAATTCCGATGGAAAGTTGAGATTCGATCACTTAGTCCCACTGACGCGCACCGATGAGAAAGGAAAAGAACGCCCAGGCCAAGAAAGGCGGATGCCACGATTTCCCGGCGAGAACAATGGTGGCAAAGCATATTTTCTTGCGGAGAATTGCACGGCTGTTTTAGGACGTGAGCACTCTGAGGATATAAAAAAAGGGATTTCACCGGGCGATCCGATCCTGAGCAATCCAACAAAAGGTGGTAATCCTACAAAAGCTTTTCTACATTTTTGGAATCAGATTGAACAAGCTTATAATGAAACCAACGATAAGCGTTTGGGCGCATTGCTGTCATTTCGTTCAATCTACCTAATTGAGGATAATGAGAAAATAGCAGGTAATTTACCTTTTATTGAAGTTCAGGCGAACAAGAAGGGTAATCTTGAACTAATGGCAAAAACTAATGAGGGAAACTTTTTGCCTCTGAAAGCAGCAACTTTGGGGTTCAGTGTTGACGGCGAGCCACTAACTATGGAAAACGATACCGATCCCCTCCGTGCATATTGGTTTGATAAATATCTGGGTGAAGCGTTTCAGGATGATGCTGACGAGGCTTCAACTTCAGCTTTAGATGCCCAAAGTGTATGTCTTATATCCGGAGATATTGGCTTACCTATCGCTCGCTCCCATAAGCCTAAAATTCTTGGTGTACCAAGATTATCGTCAGGTGGTTATATTGTTTCATTTGCCAAAGAGGCGCCTGCTTTTTCATCCTATGGTAATGAAATGGGTCAAAATGCCCCTGTGTCTGAGCGTGCTGCTGCATCTTATGTATTAGCCGTCAACGAATTTCTAAAGCAAGAAGATAACCATATCAATATTGGGCCTATATCAATCTGTTTTTGGTCAAAAGTAATCAGCGAAGTG
This genomic stretch from Pseudomonadota bacterium harbors:
- a CDS encoding DUF5615 family PIN-like protein, which encodes MRLKLDENLSRHLKLALENLGHDVKTAAEENLLSHPDTEIAAAANKENRILFTMDIEFADLRKYPPGSHPGIVLFRPATFGPLSVNKFIIEFVRSTDLSELESCVAIVDPAKVRVRSPKKRS
- a CDS encoding Bro-N domain-containing protein, with translation MESHIAIFRGKEIRKTIHNNEWWFSIVDVVSVLTDSKDPSGYIKDMRRRDAELSKGWGQIATPLWMDTPGGKQKVNCANTEGIFRIIQSIPSPKAEPFKRWLAKVGYERVQEIEDPELGTKRTRALYKAKGYSDDWIEKRMRGIAVRAELTEEWKNREVGAEREYAILTAEISKATFGLTPSEYKDLKGLERENLRDHMTDLELIFSMLGEAATTEITKTQDAQGFDENRTAAKKGGRIAGDARQELEKETKKKVVTSENYLEITQKDKKRLKK
- a CDS encoding ParB/RepB/Spo0J family partition protein, which gives rise to MATKKTVVNAEFLYLSLEDIIIEEQIRSSIDTESNSFKALMESIKDRGILEPVLVTPKDGKYLLLCGERRYLAALKSGLPTIPARILDAITQKDEILAFQLTENLQREDLNPIDQAKGILAFIQARHSDKNYDVDGAINELVNYDRRPDGVSDAIAATVAAILQISGKSTKTLFNGLSLLKLLPEIQVAIRAGNLPVSQGYLFAANLDCPDRMQIFTNIMKTPVTNATLNNLLTAYKKVKPKPGKTKLIPMTKQIASLRSFESGVEVGFAKYTGPDLETLRDELRTFLALVELRIPIAPEPAPEKKKPPQL
- the cas3 gene encoding CRISPR-associated helicase Cas3', giving the protein MNNPLNQEGTQFYGRILLKDKTKRQPLKSHLTNVAKKALQFAEEVLRIRPSDSDEVKQWKEVFHNTAWRAGLLHDLGKYRKEFQEYLFGLRNRSQETNHSVYGSAAACHHFNDDASAFAIAGHHAGLHNIGDLDSMVNGAKYDACQKYAQLLALAQNEKELGIIQEFHPTLIDDTDENEKRRYEFMTRVLFSIIVDSDRLDAEQWEMEQKTGKAWQRSTVKLNAESFLQKIQEVREGKKQGRPNDVLNHLRNTIFDACIEKGGSLSQGFFSLTVPTGGGKTLSSMAFALSHAKKHDLRRVIVVIPYLSIIEQNAKEYRDALGAELVLEHHSAVELNQGSLIADNNDPDEPTSTSDMEKVMENWDVPVVVTTSVQFIETLFAASSGQARKLHNIARSIVIFDEVQTLPAHLLEPTLNVLRELKDRWGVSILFCSATQPAFKKSAALKNGFEPDEMTPIISSPENVFKKLRRVDYRIEPKENPLDWRTIAERMIAQPQALCVLNVRRQAFQLWEALRRLMHERGFGEEALFHLSSAMCPAHRLDLLGLSENPPPNNIKERLRNEKHCWVASTQLIEAGVDIDFPSVFRAMGPLDSIVQAGGRCNREGLLCDEQGNLSHGQVIIFYPADGGLPPGIYSKGTSITPSYLEPDKLAEDPLIFAEYFHELHQITPTDFDQRGQRTIQEDRAQFRFRKVAEHARVIKKGETISVIVPYGNGKAIIDEIRRTKDFDFKTMRRLQRYMVNVRKQEPISDFVKLNRLGAITPLLPDRLEIPVVGDWCYKIDPPLGVVIENRPLEDFFS
- the cas5c gene encoding type I-C CRISPR-associated protein Cas5c, which translates into the protein MNTPNLINIRVWGDYACFTRPEMKVERVSYPVCTPSAARGILEAIYWEPQMYYVIDSITVIKKGRWFNFRRNEITSIISLKETQSWMAGRTSVKYISAGGGAPDAAQRNMLGLADVEYIITAEARTTRLHDATRFNLKKYLEEIERRASKGKCYHRPAFGCREFTADFEWVQDVQETLGKRAAEVRADKEDKDWKKIWIEEDLGLMLYDVFDVDQREDGFRWFMEQELKSILLEQKPEHLRTKKSTPSDSTIKYFEGTAITPRASFFHAKIKDSRMDCHPDRVKIIPTREKEVI